Proteins from a genomic interval of Lemur catta isolate mLemCat1 chromosome 17, mLemCat1.pri, whole genome shotgun sequence:
- the WFDC13 gene encoding WAP four-disulfide core domain protein 13 — protein sequence MKLVLPLLLLVLGLALQPVPGRFKHRFQKYILEPPPCRSEPENCTYLCNLQEECKEGLQCCSSFCGIVCSSNKFQKLKKIKPQGSGTTPDN from the exons ATGAAGCTTGTGCTGCCTCTGCTCCTGCTGGTGCTGGGCCTCGCACTGCAGCCGGTGCCCGGGAGATTCAAGCATCGCTTTCAGA AGTATATCTTGGAACCTCCACCCTGCAGATCGGAACCTGAAAACTGTACCTACTTGTGTAACCTGCAGGAAGAGTGCAAGGAAGGACTTCAGTGCTGTTCTTCCTTCTGTGGGATAGTCTGTTCATCAAACAAATTTCAAAAGCTCAAAAA gATCAAACCCCAGGGCTCAGGCACCACGCCCGACAACTGA
- the SPINT4 gene encoding kunitz-type protease inhibitor 4 — translation MKTAELGFLLGFFIFYSLTTPLLGGVKKLTEKICGKFKDPCIMEMDAGSCSEIHFRYFYNKTSKRCQSFIFTGCNGNLNNYMLIIDCEISCVAEYKIPPADSPEQHAVLYN, via the exons ATGAAGACTGCTGAGCTGGGATTTCTTCTAGGGTTCTTCATCTTCTACTCACTGACTACCCCATTATTGGGTGGTGTTAAGAAACTTACTGAGAAGATATGCGGAAAATTCAAAG ATCCCTGTATTATGGAAATGGACGCTGGCAGCTGCTCTGAAATTCACTTTAGATATTTCTACAACAAAACCTCCAAAAGATGTCAAAGTTTTATCTTCACTGGCTGCAATGGCAACCTTAACAACTACATGCTTATAATAGACTGTGAAATATCCTgtgttgcagaatacaaaatacC ACCTGCAGACTCTCCAGAGCAGCATGCTGTTTTATACAACTAA
- the WFDC10B gene encoding protein WFDC10B — protein sequence MQPQALLPVLLLCVLLLQAQGGYSGWKRMQTMSRSKACNTKFSIDQCTHHCSYFQKCQENETCCSTICGNICLSIF from the exons ATGCAGCCCCAGGCTCTGCTGCCCGTCCTGCTTCTCTGTGTGCTGCTGCTGCAGGCCCAGGGAGGATACAGTGGCTGGAAGAGGATGCAGACCATGTCTA GAAGCAAGGCCTGTAACACGAAGTTCAGCATAGATCAATGCACCCACCACTGTTCGTATTTCCAAAAGTGTCAAGAAAATGAGACATGCTGTTCTACCATCTGTGGGAACATTTGCCTGAGCATCTTCTGA